The Branchiostoma floridae strain S238N-H82 chromosome 8, Bfl_VNyyK, whole genome shotgun sequence genome has a segment encoding these proteins:
- the LOC118421979 gene encoding uncharacterized protein LOC118421979 codes for MGRLVVFALLTLLHQGSAANVKNLLETVHDHETVVGQNEVTGGQCAVCCPTQPAPSCPAMDQLLLYLSTQDSLQGQLDQLRNRTDSINGQLQQLTQQELVEFQAENDLKATVEALQATVSSQDNIIQQQAAALQQLQGTLQQIETTNLQQASSLQQQESIIQQQAAVIQQQAGNLQQVEATLQQLETTNLQQASSLQQVEATLQQCTTDLQQLQGILLT; via the exons ATGGGAAGGCTGGTGGTTTTTGCTCTTCTCACACTTCTGCACCAAGGAAGTGCCGCAAATGTCAAGAATCTCCTCGAGACTGTCCATGACCACGAGACAGTGGTCGGGCAAAATGAGGTCACGGGAGGACAGTGCGCGGTGTGCTGTCCCACCCAGCCAGCTCCCTCCTGTCCAGCCATGGACCAGCTGCTGCTGTACCTGAGTACTCAGGACAGCCTTCAAGGTCAGCTGGACCAGCTGAGGAACAGGACGGACAGCATCAATGGGCAGCTGCAGCAGCTAACTCAGCAGGAGCTGGTTGAG TTCCAGGCAGAGAATGACCTGAAGGCCACAGTTGAGGCTTTGCAGGCAACAGTGAGTAGTCAGGATAACATCATCCAGCAGCAGGCTGCAGCTTTGCAGCAGCTGCAGGGAACCCTGCAGCAAATAGAGACTACCAATCTGCAACAGGCCAGCAGCCTGCAGCAGCAGGAATCAATTATCCAACAACAAGCTGCCGTAATCCAACAACAAGCCGGCAATCTGCAGCAGGTGGAAGCAACCCTGCAGCAACTGGAGACCACCAATCTGCAGCAAGCCAGCAGCCTGCAGCAAGTGGAAGCAACCCTGCAGCAGTGTACCACAGACCTTCAGCAACTTCAAGGTATTTTGCTGACttaa
- the LOC118421402 gene encoding ficolin-1-like: MDTDGGGWTVFQRRQDGSVDFYLDWQAYKAGFGDLRGEFWMGNENLYHLAAQGGYELRVDLEDFEGNSAFAKYDNFRVEDEGHKYRLTVGTYSGTAGDGMTSASSMFFSTKDRDNDIQDTVHCSQTYKGGWWYDHCHSANLNGLYHAGAHQSYADGVNWGQWTGNNYSLKHTEMKIRPN, encoded by the exons atggacactGATGGGGGAGGTTGGACG GTGTTCCAGAGAAGACAGGATGGGTCAGTAGATTTCTACCTGGACTGGCAGGCATACAAGGCTGGGTTTGGGGACCTGAGAGGAGAGTTCTGGATGG GTAATGAGAACCTGTACCACCTGGCAGCACAGGGAGGATACGAACTGAGGGTGGATCTGGAGGACTTTGAGGGAAACTCAGCCTTTGCTAAGTACGATAACTTCAGGGTGGAGGATGAAGGGCACAAGTACAGACTGACCGTAGGGACTTACTCAGGAACTGCCG gGGATGGCATGACAAGTGCTTCCTCCATGTTCTTCTccaccaaggacagagataaTGATATCCAGGATACAGTCCACTGTTCTCAAACCTACAAGGGAGGGTGGTGGTACGACCATTGCCATAGTGCCAACCTGAACGGCCTGTACCATGCTGGGGCACATCAGTCCTATGCAGACGGAGTCAACTGGGGACAATGGACAGGAAACAATTATTCTCTCAAGCACACTGAGATGAAGATAAGGCCTAACTAA
- the LOC118421980 gene encoding laminin subunit gamma-1-like encodes MAGDHTKSYGLNLILTLDLTGGDDEVSTDGLVELEGAGFSVLNWGREILQVSRSNSTEPPAALQEISLLLHEKYWNISDIEPFITAVLYNSLLSDLTAVRVPRHVGNTTVTLHRVLLQTAVAMADPTLPPVLSVENCSCPEGLSGLSCDECSPGYHREAEHDDRLVPCVPCDCNNNTLTSPPQCDAVTGECLNCKPGRTGKHCELCDNNVVGADCDRCAENTYGLDNPDFPGCRNCSCSPWGAVNASCDLQTGQCHCRNSTEGLKCDQCRGNFYYNQTLGCIECEGCYDQIETRTAQLMLLRDNITQFVDRIVSEADQDVWFSTRLETVQSQVTSLYNRSQVTEDMAAEMHETLDRLNASAQEVLSGLEVAVESEVAQIEGMFEHALGNVSSGQAERNFTVEDLKRAYNIINNSLPSVTTELDNLVQTLNQTLADMAAIQGEVNTSISTVLGTLGDIQDSALRAFQLARQAQQVASNAISLHQNTTELVQQLNQTALNLTTSLDSQRDQVQGLYGTVSEATRVVMETERSVNSTGELPTQQVEELIDRSVGLQETAGNLTQQVTTGMSENEATSEVTQQAQQTTAQLEREVQLLLAQTDSLHNRSSQAFTEAQAAAQWAQDNFTAAEYMLSVLQNFTLLSQVMQEVVNASLQEVEQVQSGSQATMQQALELQENLQPAAETAQAALQQAENMQGLVNNQSQVTADILSQAEALNSSAAALPSPAQAAANVSTANITRVPIMQQACSDLTQDADRLQGEVNRVGGQVNRTQSSVQQTQQDVSRLTSDLQNVQLLDKGRLQDIRNEIQALRREITSDQLSATIQLLQASSEEQQRWIQEKRTQVTQIRNKVQNLQILKEQLGIR; translated from the exons ATGGCAGGAGACCACACCAAATCCTACGGGTTAAACCTCATCCTGACCCTTGACCTGACTGGTGGGGATGATGAG GTGAGCACAGACGGACTGGTGGAGTTAGAAGGAGCCGGGTTCAGCGTCTTAAACTGGGGCAGGGAAATCCTGCAGGTCTCACGCAGCAACTCTACGGAACCACCCGCAGCGCTGCAGGAAATCTCCCTCCTGCTGCATGAAAAGTACTGGAACATCTCTGACATTGAGCCTTTCATAACTGCTGTGTTATACAACA GCCTCCTGTCCGACCTGACCGCTGTGAGGGTACCCAGACATGTAGGTAACACCACGGTCACACTGCACAGGGTCCTACTTCAGACTGCCGTCGCCATGGCAGACCCCACCCTGCCACCTGTCTTGTCTGTGGAGAACTGCAGCTGCCCAGAAGGACTATCAG GCCTGTCGTGTGACGAGTGTTCCCCAGGGTACCACCGGGAGGCGGAACATGACGACCGTCTGGTGCCCTGCGTGCCGTGTGACTGCAACAACAACACGCTGACGTCTCCGCCTCAGTGTGATGCTGTCACAGGGGAGTGCCTCAACTGCAAGCCCGGGAGAACTG GCAAACACTGTGAGCTGTGTGATAACAACGTGGTGGGGGCAGACTGTGACAGGTGTGCAGAAAACACCTACGGACTGGACAACCCGGACTTCCCTGGATGCAGAA ACTGTAGCTGCAGCCCCTGGGGTGCAGTGAATGCCTCCTGTGACCTGCAGACTGGACAGTGCCACTGCAGGAACTCCACCGAGGGGCtgaagtgtgaccagtgcaggGGAAACTTCTACTACAACCAGACACTGGGGTGTATAG aatgTGAGGGCTGCTATGACCAGATTGAGACCAGAACAGCCCAGTTGATGCTCCTGCGGGACAACATCACCCAGTTTGTGGACAGGATCGTCTCCGAGGCCGACCAAGACGTCTGGTTCTCTACCAGGCTGGAAACTGTCCAGTCACAG GTGACCAGCCTGTACAACCGGTCGCAGGTGACAGAAGACATGGCGGCAGAGATGCACGAAACCCTGGACCGGCTGAACGCTTCTGCTCAGGAGGTGCTGTCGGGGTTGGAGGTGGCTGTGGAGTCAGAAGTGGCACAGATAGAGGGGATGTTTGAACATGCACTGGGAAATGTCTCCAGCGGACAGGCCGAGAGGAACTTCACTGTTGAAGACCTCAAGAGGGCTTACAATATAATCAACA ACTCCCTCCCCAGTGTGACCACAGAACTGGACAACTTGGTTCAGACTCTGAACCAGACGTTGGCAGACATGGCTGCCATTCAGGGCGAGGTCAACACCAGCATCTCCACGGTGCTGGGGACGCTTGGGGATATCCAGGACTCGGCTCTGCGGGCATTCCAACTGGCACGGCAGGCGCAACAG GTTGCAAGCAATGCCATCAGCCTACACCAGAACACAACAGAACTCGTCCAGCAACTGAACCAGACAGCTCTCAACCTCACAACCAGCCTTGACTCACAGAGGGACCAGGTACAGGGGTTGTATGGCACCGTGTCTGAAGCTACACGAGTTGTCATGGAGACCGAGAGGTCAGTGAACTCCACGGGAGAGCTGCCCACACAGCAGGTGGAGGAGTTGATTGACAGGAGTGTGGGGCTACAGGAGACAGCTGGAAACCTGACGCAACAG GTAACCACTGGCATGTCTGAAAATGAAGCCACATCAGAAGTAACCCAGCAGGCCCAACAGACAACAGCCCAACTGGAGAGAGAAGTGCAGCTGCTTCTGGCGCAGACAGACTCACTGCACAACAGGTCCTCACAGGCCTTTACTGAGGCTCAGGCAGCTGCACAGTGGGCACAGGACAACTTCACTGCAGCTGAGTACATGCTCAGTGTGCTGCAGAACTTTACTCTGCTGTCTCAAG TAATGCAGGAGGTGGTCAATGCATCCCTGCAGGAAGTGGAACAGGTGCAGTCTGGGAGCCAGGCCACCATGCAGCAGGCACTGGAGCTGCAGGAAAACCTGCAGCCTGCAGCAGAAACAGCACAGGCTGCACTGCAGCAGGCAGAAAACATGCAGGGATTGGTCAACAATCAGTcacag GTAACAGCAGACATCCTGTCCCAAGCTGAAGCCCTGAACAGTTCGGCCGCTGCCCTCCCCTCCCCAGCCCAGGCTGCGGCAAACGTGAGCACCGCAAATATCACCAGAGTTCCCATCATGCAGCAGGCCTGTAGCGACCTGACCCAGGACGCAGATAGGCTGCAGGGCGAGGTCAACAGGGTCGGAGGTCAGGTCAACAGGACACAGAG TTCTGTGCAGCAAACCCAGCAAGATGTCTCCcggctgacctctgaccttcagAATGTCCAACTTCTGGACAAGGGGAGACTGCAGGACATCAGAAACGAG